Proteins from a single region of Novosphingobium sp. CECT 9465:
- a CDS encoding thioredoxin domain-containing protein, with amino-acid sequence MTFARALLVAALPLTLGLAACDKKTDAATGEVSSSEPIAKIAAPAGNAWTETFSVSPEGGYVMGNPDAPIKVIEYGALSCSHCAEFSEKGFPKLRDDYVASGRVSYELRLFLLNALDMPAVLLATCGAPEATIPLSEQFWGWQRNMFANLQKDEAAFQQVSNLPVEQRFAGIAQLSGMSEFFASRGIAAAQGASCLADTARATKLATVNDQWSKEYDITGTPTFFLNGSKTGVGTWAELEPLLQKAGAR; translated from the coding sequence ATGACATTCGCCCGCGCCCTGCTCGTTGCCGCCCTTCCGCTGACGCTCGGCCTTGCCGCCTGCGACAAGAAGACCGACGCCGCCACTGGTGAGGTTTCCAGTTCCGAACCGATCGCAAAGATCGCCGCTCCTGCTGGCAATGCGTGGACCGAGACGTTTTCGGTATCGCCCGAAGGCGGCTACGTGATGGGCAATCCCGATGCGCCGATCAAGGTCATCGAATATGGCGCGCTTTCCTGCTCGCACTGTGCCGAATTCTCCGAAAAAGGGTTCCCCAAGCTGCGTGACGATTACGTGGCATCGGGCCGGGTAAGCTATGAATTGCGCCTGTTCCTGCTCAACGCCCTCGATATGCCGGCGGTGCTGCTGGCGACGTGCGGCGCGCCCGAAGCGACGATCCCGCTTTCGGAACAATTCTGGGGTTGGCAACGCAACATGTTTGCCAACCTGCAAAAGGACGAGGCGGCGTTCCAGCAGGTTTCGAACCTGCCCGTGGAACAGCGCTTTGCCGGAATCGCACAGCTTTCGGGCATGAGCGAATTCTTCGCATCGCGCGGGATCGCTGCGGCGCAAGGGGCTTCGTGCCTTGCCGATACCGCTCGCGCGACCAAGCTGGCCACCGTCAATGATCAGTGGAGCAAGGAATACGATATCACCGGTACGCCCACGTTCTTCCTGAACGGAAGCAAGACCGGTGTCGGCACATGGGCAGAACTTGAGCCACTGCTGCAGAAGGCTGGCGCTCGCTAA
- the smc gene encoding chromosome segregation protein SMC: MQIRRLKLSGFKSFVEPAELRIEPGLTGVVGPNGCGKSNLLEAIRWVMGESSAKSMRGGGMEDVIFAGTATRPSRGFAEVLLTAETDPSGPYGGELEVVRRIERGAGSAYRVNGRDVRAKDVALVFADAATGAHSPALVSQGRIAAVIAAKPAERRMMLEEAAGIAGLHVRRRDAEQKLRATEVNLARLEDLLSGLESQIATLRRQARAAERYKSVSEKIKVAEARLVFARWRDAAAAADAARKEAHAADERVTAAQALAKAAQEAQHKAATAVAEARDDLFDRRQDSAAHGQRMASLTAQLEAAEQRVTDIDRQLARIDEDRRSADRLTEDAAAAMTRLESELAIAEAALAADEARRPSTSAAADDADRAARSAELALAQRVAEQAGIDAEWRVAEAAVAAAKARMARLDSEAARLSAQAADLARESDPTAQIVQAEARKRQAAATLAEAEAERAQLSTQREALGAQRDTASNGLAQLRAELSGVEREAEALARDKAARARAAAAKGRGPSAISGTTVAPGYERALAAVLGRDASAPVGPAPTEAEGRFWTGAQAPTPLPDALVHRVSQCPPELAARLALVRVVENDEGEALAPGEWLVTRAGRLRRWDGFVARGEGAAEAAALEADNRLAELEALLPARREAIVSAEVAFSAARDALVEVQGRLGLIDKTISAAADAERAALRALDAAEAARARLDQRKAEIARSQAGLAEQRQSAEAELHAALDNLASLPDAAAGRAALDAARARNDAARAGLQTTAAAMATLEQSIAVGRERLAGLKGDARAWTARAGDAAKRLAEMTGRREELEAERAISAAKPAGLIAEIEQGETIRNRLMADLATAETALFAADAAAKAADLALGEANETLATAREGRAGATARAENEDARRQEMAGISGERFQCPPPLLPKHFEFDSAGVASASDESAAMDRLVAERERIGPVNLVAADELAEAESRHGTSVAEQAELTEAVHRLRGSIGNLNREGRERLRAAFAAVDGHFRRLFSRLFGGGEAHLALIDSEDPLEAGLEIFAQPPGKRLQSLTLLSGGEQALTAVALIFALFLTNPAPICVLDEVDAPLDDANIERFCDLLDAMVAETSTRYLIVTHNAVTMSRMHRLFGVTMVEKGVSRLVSVDLGGAVELLEAAG, encoded by the coding sequence ATGCAGATCAGGCGATTGAAGCTTTCCGGCTTCAAAAGCTTTGTCGAACCTGCCGAACTGCGCATCGAACCGGGACTGACGGGGGTTGTCGGTCCCAACGGCTGCGGCAAGTCCAACCTGCTGGAAGCGATTCGCTGGGTCATGGGCGAAAGCTCGGCCAAATCCATGCGCGGCGGCGGCATGGAAGACGTGATCTTTGCGGGGACGGCCACGCGCCCCTCGCGCGGATTTGCGGAAGTTTTGCTGACGGCTGAAACCGATCCGTCCGGGCCATATGGCGGCGAACTGGAAGTCGTGCGCCGGATCGAACGTGGGGCGGGCAGCGCCTATCGCGTGAACGGGCGCGATGTGCGCGCCAAGGACGTGGCGCTGGTCTTTGCCGATGCCGCCACGGGTGCGCACAGCCCCGCGCTGGTCAGCCAGGGGCGGATCGCGGCGGTGATTGCGGCCAAGCCTGCCGAACGCCGGATGATGCTGGAAGAAGCGGCGGGAATCGCCGGACTGCACGTGCGCCGCCGCGATGCCGAACAGAAGTTGCGCGCGACCGAGGTCAACCTTGCCCGGCTGGAGGACCTGCTTTCGGGCCTTGAAAGCCAGATCGCCACGCTGCGAAGGCAGGCGCGCGCGGCAGAGCGTTACAAATCGGTCAGCGAGAAGATCAAGGTGGCCGAAGCGCGGCTGGTATTCGCGCGGTGGCGCGATGCGGCAGCGGCGGCAGATGCTGCGCGCAAGGAAGCGCACGCCGCGGACGAGCGGGTGACAGCGGCGCAAGCTCTCGCCAAGGCGGCGCAGGAGGCGCAGCACAAGGCAGCCACGGCCGTTGCGGAGGCGCGTGACGACCTGTTCGACCGGAGGCAGGATTCCGCGGCTCACGGCCAGCGCATGGCATCGCTGACCGCGCAGCTTGAGGCCGCAGAGCAGCGCGTGACGGACATCGACCGACAGCTTGCGCGGATCGACGAGGATCGGCGCAGCGCCGACCGCCTTACCGAGGATGCCGCAGCAGCGATGACGCGGCTGGAAAGCGAACTGGCCATCGCGGAGGCGGCGCTTGCAGCAGACGAAGCACGACGTCCCTCGACAAGCGCCGCGGCCGACGATGCGGATCGTGCCGCCCGCAGCGCCGAACTCGCGCTGGCCCAGCGCGTGGCAGAGCAGGCCGGCATCGACGCCGAATGGCGCGTGGCCGAAGCCGCAGTTGCGGCGGCGAAAGCGCGCATGGCCCGGCTGGATAGCGAAGCGGCGCGGCTTTCCGCGCAGGCCGCGGATCTAGCGCGCGAATCCGATCCGACCGCGCAGATCGTCCAAGCCGAAGCGCGCAAACGCCAAGCAGCTGCAACACTTGCCGAGGCCGAGGCCGAGCGGGCGCAATTGAGCACCCAGCGCGAGGCTCTTGGCGCGCAGCGCGATACAGCCAGCAACGGCCTGGCGCAGCTACGCGCGGAATTGTCCGGCGTCGAACGTGAAGCCGAGGCCCTTGCACGCGACAAGGCTGCGCGGGCCAGGGCTGCGGCGGCCAAGGGGCGTGGCCCGTCAGCTATTTCGGGCACGACTGTCGCGCCGGGCTATGAGCGTGCGCTTGCCGCCGTGCTGGGGCGCGATGCGTCGGCTCCGGTTGGCCCTGCGCCCACAGAGGCTGAAGGCAGGTTCTGGACCGGGGCGCAAGCGCCAACTCCCCTGCCCGATGCGCTGGTCCATCGCGTATCGCAATGTCCGCCGGAACTCGCAGCGCGGCTGGCGCTGGTCCGCGTGGTCGAGAACGACGAGGGCGAGGCGCTCGCTCCGGGCGAGTGGCTGGTCACCCGCGCAGGACGCTTGCGGCGGTGGGACGGGTTTGTGGCGCGCGGTGAAGGGGCTGCCGAAGCCGCCGCGCTTGAGGCCGACAACCGGCTTGCGGAACTGGAAGCCCTGCTGCCTGCCCGGCGGGAAGCCATCGTTTCGGCAGAGGTTGCATTTTCTGCGGCCCGCGACGCGCTTGTCGAGGTACAGGGTCGGCTCGGTTTGATTGACAAGACCATCTCCGCTGCGGCCGATGCGGAACGCGCCGCTCTGCGTGCGCTGGACGCCGCCGAGGCCGCCCGCGCGCGACTGGATCAGCGCAAGGCGGAAATTGCGCGATCGCAGGCTGGGCTGGCCGAACAACGCCAATCCGCCGAAGCCGAACTGCATGCCGCGCTCGACAATCTTGCGAGCCTTCCCGATGCCGCCGCAGGGCGCGCGGCTCTCGACGCGGCGCGAGCGCGCAACGATGCGGCGCGGGCGGGCCTTCAGACAACGGCAGCTGCCATGGCCACGCTCGAACAGTCCATCGCTGTCGGGCGCGAACGGCTGGCCGGGCTGAAGGGCGATGCGCGGGCCTGGACTGCGCGCGCGGGCGATGCGGCCAAGCGGCTTGCGGAAATGACCGGGCGGCGCGAGGAACTGGAGGCCGAACGCGCGATCTCCGCGGCGAAGCCCGCCGGATTGATTGCCGAAATCGAACAGGGCGAAACGATCCGCAATCGCCTGATGGCCGACCTTGCCACGGCAGAGACCGCCCTGTTCGCCGCCGATGCCGCCGCCAAGGCGGCCGACCTGGCGCTGGGCGAAGCCAACGAAACACTGGCCACCGCGCGCGAAGGCCGCGCCGGTGCCACGGCGCGCGCCGAAAACGAAGACGCGCGGCGGCAGGAGATGGCCGGGATTTCTGGCGAGCGGTTCCAGTGCCCGCCGCCGTTGCTGCCAAAGCATTTCGAATTCGATTCGGCCGGAGTCGCGTCCGCCAGCGATGAGTCTGCCGCGATGGATCGGCTGGTGGCCGAGCGCGAGCGGATCGGCCCGGTCAATCTGGTGGCCGCTGATGAACTGGCCGAGGCCGAATCACGCCATGGCACCAGCGTTGCCGAACAGGCCGAACTGACCGAAGCGGTGCACCGGCTGCGCGGGTCCATCGGCAACCTTAACCGCGAAGGGCGCGAGCGGTTGCGGGCGGCTTTCGCGGCGGTGGACGGCCATTTCCGCCGCCTGTTCAGCCGCCTGTTCGGTGGCGGCGAGGCGCATCTGGCGTTGATCGACAGCGAAGATCCGCTTGAGGCTGGCCTAGAAATCTTCGCACAACCGCCCGGCAAGCGGCTGCAATCGTTGACGCTTCTATCGGGCGGCGAACAGGCGCTGACCGCCGTCGCGCTGATCTTCGCACTGTTCCTGACCAACCCGGCGCCGATCTGCGTACTCGACGAAGTGGACGCCCCGCTGGATGACGCCAACATCGAACGCTTCTGCGACCTGCTCGACGCGATGGTGGCGGAAACCAGCACCCGTTACCTCATCGTCACCCACAACGCCGTAACCATGAGCCGCATGCACCGCCTGTTCGGTGTAACGATGGTGGAAAAAGGCGTTTCGCGGCTGGTCAGCGTGGATCTGGGCGGGGCGGTTGAGTTGCTGGAAGCGGCGGGTTGA
- a CDS encoding DUF721 domain-containing protein — MESTPSDAAKRKARAPAKAVAKPAAGKPYAGKPYERPRGGEARQIADLMPAIGRTAFRRFGFVQSSVVTRWPEIVGERHARHCMPESIRFPPGEKADGILQLVVTPAHATIIQHVIPEIIERVNRFFGYRAVARVKIRQGVVQAPKAKEAPRTAPPSLRPIPIELGDSLRDIGDPELRTVLESLARSLDEASRGRS; from the coding sequence ATGGAAAGCACCCCTTCGGACGCCGCGAAACGCAAAGCCCGCGCTCCTGCCAAGGCGGTTGCCAAACCTGCTGCCGGAAAGCCGTATGCCGGAAAACCTTATGAGCGCCCGCGTGGCGGTGAGGCGCGGCAGATTGCCGATCTGATGCCCGCCATCGGGCGCACCGCGTTCCGCCGCTTCGGCTTTGTGCAATCGAGCGTGGTTACGCGCTGGCCAGAGATTGTGGGCGAGCGCCATGCCCGGCACTGCATGCCCGAATCGATCCGTTTCCCGCCCGGAGAGAAGGCAGACGGCATCCTGCAACTGGTGGTGACGCCAGCCCACGCCACCATCATCCAGCATGTGATCCCGGAGATCATCGAGCGGGTAAATCGCTTCTTCGGCTATCGCGCTGTGGCCAGGGTCAAGATCCGGCAAGGCGTGGTTCAGGCGCCCAAGGCGAAGGAAGCCCCGCGCACCGCGCCGCCATCGCTCAGACCCATACCGATCGAACTGGGGGATTCGCTGCGCGACATCGGCGATCCCGAATTGCGCACCGTGCTGGAAAGCCTGGCGCGCAGTCTGGACGAAGCAAGCAGGGGCAGAAGCTGA
- a CDS encoding A/G-specific adenine glycosylase, with protein MQARAQLPLNSQTSKTAGKLLAWYDVNARRLPWRIAPGKSGADPYKVWLSEVMLQQTTVAAVGPYFEKFTARWPTVSDLAAADDADVMAAWAGLGYYARARNLLACARAVAAMGGTFPDTEAALRALPGLGEYTAAAVAAIAFGRRAVVVDANVERVVARLFAIDEPLPAGRPAIRTAAAMITPDARAGDFAQAMMDLGATICTSRAPRCMLCPLREGCRAQAEGSPERLPVKAAKKPKPTRQGRAYWIERDGKVLLVQRPGRGMLGGMRALPDDGWSARGDGAKALGGQWLPGGVVRHSFTHFDLELQLMLCTSPELDSLPPGEWWPVDGIEAAGLPTVFAKAARLAVAERKT; from the coding sequence ATGCAGGCCAGAGCGCAACTCCCCCTTAATTCGCAAACCTCGAAAACCGCGGGAAAATTGCTGGCGTGGTACGATGTGAACGCCCGCCGCCTGCCATGGCGCATCGCTCCGGGCAAAAGCGGTGCTGATCCCTACAAGGTCTGGTTGTCCGAAGTCATGCTTCAGCAGACCACCGTTGCGGCGGTAGGCCCGTATTTTGAGAAATTTACGGCGCGCTGGCCCACGGTCAGCGATCTTGCCGCCGCCGATGATGCCGATGTCATGGCAGCGTGGGCTGGCCTTGGCTATTATGCCCGCGCCCGCAATCTGCTGGCCTGCGCCCGTGCGGTTGCGGCCATGGGCGGCACCTTCCCGGATACGGAAGCGGCCCTGCGCGCGCTGCCCGGTCTTGGCGAATATACCGCCGCCGCTGTCGCCGCGATTGCCTTTGGCCGCCGCGCCGTGGTGGTCGATGCCAATGTCGAACGCGTCGTCGCGCGCCTGTTCGCCATCGATGAACCATTGCCTGCCGGGCGGCCTGCAATCCGCACTGCCGCCGCAATGATCACGCCAGATGCGCGCGCGGGCGATTTTGCGCAGGCGATGATGGATCTTGGCGCCACGATCTGCACTTCGCGCGCGCCGCGCTGCATGCTGTGCCCGCTGCGTGAAGGCTGCCGCGCTCAAGCCGAAGGATCACCCGAACGCTTGCCGGTCAAGGCCGCCAAAAAGCCCAAACCCACCCGCCAGGGCCGTGCCTACTGGATCGAACGCGACGGCAAAGTCCTGCTCGTCCAGCGGCCGGGGCGGGGGATGCTTGGCGGGATGCGCGCCTTGCCCGATGATGGCTGGTCGGCGCGCGGTGATGGGGCGAAGGCGCTTGGCGGCCAATGGCTACCGGGCGGTGTCGTCCGCCACAGCTTCACCCATTTCGATCTGGAATTGCAATTGATGCTTTGCACCTCGCCCGAACTGGATAGTCTGCCGCCGGGAGAATGGTGGCCGGTCGATGGAATCGAAGCTGCCGGACTGCCCACCGTGTTCGCCAAAGCGGCGCGGCTGGCAGTTGCTGAAAGGAAGACCTGA
- a CDS encoding thioredoxin domain-containing protein → MKKAIATAALALGAIATLTGAGKPAKPLSRANWVAAGSLTPDGHHLLGNPAAPLRLVEYVSYTCSHCATFEVQSEAQLKIGMVAPGKGAIEVRNFVRDPIDMTVALLTNCVPANRFFPLHSAFMRNQSTWMVPATNSTEAQRQRWTTGPFAARTRAIASDFKFYEFMAARGMDRTAVDRCLADESLAKKLAAQTDEAVDKYFVTGTPSFMVDGVLLAGTHDWALLKAQLEARLK, encoded by the coding sequence GTGAAGAAAGCAATCGCAACCGCAGCACTCGCACTGGGTGCCATTGCAACCCTGACCGGCGCGGGCAAGCCTGCCAAGCCGCTCTCCCGCGCCAACTGGGTGGCGGCGGGATCGCTGACGCCCGATGGGCATCACCTGCTCGGCAATCCCGCGGCTCCGCTGCGACTGGTCGAGTACGTCAGCTACACCTGTTCGCACTGCGCCACTTTCGAGGTGCAATCCGAGGCGCAACTCAAGATCGGCATGGTGGCGCCGGGCAAGGGCGCCATCGAAGTGCGCAATTTCGTGCGCGATCCTATCGACATGACTGTAGCACTGCTGACCAACTGCGTGCCCGCCAACCGCTTTTTCCCGCTTCACAGCGCCTTCATGCGTAACCAGTCGACATGGATGGTGCCCGCGACAAATTCGACCGAGGCGCAACGCCAGCGCTGGACAACCGGGCCATTCGCGGCCCGTACCCGCGCCATCGCCAGCGATTTCAAATTCTATGAATTCATGGCGGCGCGCGGGATGGACCGCACTGCGGTCGACCGCTGCCTGGCCGACGAATCTCTGGCAAAGAAGCTCGCTGCGCAAACCGATGAGGCCGTAGACAAGTACTTCGTCACCGGCACACCAAGCTTCATGGTGGATGGCGTGCTTCTGGCCGGGACGCATGACTGGGCTTTGCTGAAGGCGCAACTGGAAGCGCGCCTGAAATAA